A DNA window from Ignavibacteriales bacterium contains the following coding sequences:
- a CDS encoding PQQ-like beta-propeller repeat protein, producing the protein MKYSITFISIFLSVLLGCNKLILRQPVISDVKDWKVFAGSKNRLNFTDEELKPPLVKAWEYDASAGFGQFGVTINGNIICVGNLRGEVHLVDKINGKGLGMKDFGTAIYSPPILDDNILFIALSDDKENLFAYDLTRGSIIWKKSVGRIESAILLLNNKIIVNTIDNGLLSIDKNDATVIWKFPQTNSRIRTKSHSSPAASGETIVYGNDDGLIVALNSQNGSVCWQKQVGGSLIAAPSIRDYSVFIGTLEGRVVSLELATGDILWSTEVGGKIYSSFALTNASIFVVTSKNEMLCLNKNSGDIIWRTLLDGVLGSSPLLAGNILYVGSFDKNLYAIESTSGKVIWKFKADGRVVSSPVLNNGLLYILIDDNSLIALRRGDDK; encoded by the coding sequence ATGAAATATTCTATCACATTTATATCCATTTTTCTCTCCGTTTTATTGGGATGCAATAAATTGATTTTGCGTCAACCGGTAATTTCTGATGTCAAAGATTGGAAGGTATTTGCCGGGTCAAAAAACAGATTAAATTTTACGGATGAAGAATTGAAGCCGCCGTTAGTTAAAGCATGGGAATATGATGCTTCCGCGGGCTTCGGCCAGTTCGGTGTAACAATTAATGGGAATATTATCTGTGTGGGAAATCTACGGGGTGAAGTTCATCTTGTAGATAAAATCAACGGTAAAGGATTGGGGATGAAAGATTTCGGAACAGCGATTTATTCTCCACCGATTCTCGATGACAACATTTTATTCATAGCGCTCTCGGATGATAAGGAAAATTTATTTGCTTACGATCTTACCCGTGGATCAATTATATGGAAAAAATCTGTTGGCAGAATCGAATCGGCTATTTTGCTTTTGAATAATAAAATAATTGTAAATACAATTGATAACGGTTTACTTTCTATAGATAAAAATGATGCTACTGTTATTTGGAAATTCCCACAAACAAATAGTCGCATCCGAACAAAGAGTCATTCTTCACCAGCCGCCTCAGGCGAAACAATTGTTTACGGAAATGATGACGGATTAATAGTCGCTCTCAATTCGCAAAACGGATCTGTTTGTTGGCAAAAACAGGTTGGTGGTAGTTTAATTGCTGCTCCTTCAATTCGCGATTATTCTGTTTTCATTGGAACTTTAGAAGGTCGGGTAGTCTCATTAGAATTAGCAACAGGCGATATTCTATGGTCGACTGAGGTTGGTGGTAAAATATATTCTTCATTCGCCTTAACCAATGCATCGATATTTGTTGTTACATCGAAGAATGAGATGTTGTGCCTAAATAAAAATAGTGGTGATATTATTTGGCGGACTTTGCTGGATGGAGTTCTCGGTTCTTCTCCGCTTTTAGCGGGGAATATTTTGTATGTTGGTTCATTCGATAAAAATCTTTACGCCATTGAATCAACTTCTGGGAAAGTTATTTGGAAATTTAAAGCTGATGGACGTGTTGTTTCTTCACCCGTGTTAAACAATGGTTTACTGTATATATTAATCGATGATAATTCATTAATCGCTCTTCGAAGAGGAGATGATAAATGA
- a CDS encoding ketoacyl-ACP synthase III, with the protein MSSEQTKKIRTAITAVGHYVPEKILSNKDFEKMVDTTDEWIFTRTGIRERRILENGATSDMAAKAVEQVLSRRGISAEEIELIITATVTPDMFFPPTSCLIQDKVGAKNAWGFDVSAACSGFLYALSVGSQFIETGAHKKVIVVGSDKMSSITDYTDRNTCVLFGDAAAAVLLEPSEDPSLGIIDNKMYCDGSGAKYLHMKGGGSLNPPSHETVDKKWHYIYQDGKAVFKVAVMGMADVSAEIMERNKLKSEDVDYLVPHQANLRIIDATRERMGLDPSKVMINIDKYGNTTAATIPLCLSEWWQAGKLKRGSTIVLASFGAGYTWGATLLKWTIDPPKN; encoded by the coding sequence ATGAGTTCAGAGCAAACGAAAAAAATACGAACGGCAATCACCGCTGTTGGACATTACGTTCCTGAGAAAATATTGTCGAATAAAGATTTCGAAAAAATGGTAGATACAACCGACGAATGGATATTTACTCGTACAGGAATTCGTGAACGTCGGATTTTGGAAAACGGTGCAACCTCCGATATGGCAGCCAAAGCGGTTGAACAGGTTTTGAGTCGGCGCGGAATTTCGGCGGAGGAAATTGAGCTCATTATCACAGCAACGGTAACACCTGATATGTTTTTTCCACCAACATCATGTCTGATTCAAGATAAAGTCGGAGCGAAGAATGCGTGGGGATTCGATGTCTCGGCGGCATGTTCAGGTTTTCTTTATGCGCTTTCTGTTGGTTCTCAATTTATTGAAACTGGTGCTCACAAAAAGGTAATTGTAGTCGGCTCGGATAAAATGAGTTCAATAACCGATTACACCGATCGGAACACATGTGTTCTTTTTGGCGATGCGGCAGCGGCAGTTCTGCTTGAACCAAGCGAGGATCCATCATTGGGTATAATCGATAATAAAATGTATTGCGATGGATCGGGCGCGAAATATTTACATATGAAAGGTGGTGGCAGTTTAAATCCGCCATCTCACGAGACTGTAGACAAAAAATGGCATTATATATATCAGGATGGAAAAGCGGTATTCAAAGTTGCCGTGATGGGAATGGCAGATGTTTCTGCCGAAATTATGGAGCGTAACAAACTTAAAAGCGAAGATGTTGATTATTTAGTACCGCATCAGGCGAATCTCAGGATAATCGATGCAACCCGTGAACGCATGGGACTCGATCCATCAAAAGTCATGATCAATATAGACAAATACGGTAATACAACTGCGGCAACAATTCCGCTTTGTTTATCCGAGTGGTGGCAAGCCGGAAAATTAAAACGTGGCAGCACAATTGTGCTCGCTAGCTTCGGAGCCGGATATACCTGGGGTGCAACCCTTTTAAAGTGGACAATCGATCCTCCAAAAAATTAA
- a CDS encoding acyl carrier protein has protein sequence MADVEAKVKEIIMNKLGVEATQVTPAASFTNDLGADSLDTVELVMEFEKAFNLQIPDEDAEKISTVGDAINYISAKAK, from the coding sequence ATGGCAGATGTAGAAGCAAAAGTGAAAGAGATTATCATGAACAAGTTAGGCGTAGAAGCAACACAAGTAACGCCTGCTGCATCGTTCACGAACGATCTTGGAGCAGACTCTCTCGACACTGTCGAATTAGTGATGGAATTCGAAAAGGCATTCAATCTTCAAATACCGGACGAAGATGCTGAAAAAATTTCAACTGTCGGAGACGCAATAAATTACATTTCAGCGAAAGCGAAGTAA
- a CDS encoding PD40 domain-containing protein: MSRFNKYALITVLFFTSAHPQFSYFGRNKVQYTAFDWHLLKTDHFDIYYYPEMKDLAERGAFLAEESYKILQEKFVYNVPSRIPLIFYSTHLHFQQTNTTQGLIPEGVGGFFEFLKGRVVIPYTGSMWDFKHVIRHELVHVFMHGKISRIFSNHRIAQDRLPPLWFVEGLAEYWSIDWDTQAEMVLRDATISGYVTPLSSIEQIYGSYLMYKEGQSILRFIGKHYGENKILLLLENFWQSNSFQDVFKSTIGVNFEEFDEEWIYALKKEYYPLLKNFDSPSGASEILVQKGFNTKPVYWEKNENRQIYFVGNHSGYASIYKINIDSALVNHETMPELVVEGERSEEFEAFHPFQNRLAISKKGILAFVTKKGEKDALHLFDIVEGKSIKTFVFKDLVVLGSASWSPDGDKIVFSAIDMSGSDDLYIWNIETEYLERLTNDFYDDRDPEWSPDGSTVLFASDRSENGESGKYNLFKYQLNTNDIYYLTQENFNFSSPRYSSDDKFILFTADIDGARNIWMMRNDEQIDGQKMHKVSSFTTGAFDPAWADSNLIFVAFEDFNFRIRMVENISNLYDSSKEISTAEFKIEKPWRPQTIGGMAESKPLKYAEDYTLDVAQSQIATDPVFGTWGGAYLSMSDLLGNEQYNFLVYNTAQTMDELMSSFNIAISRVSLHRRTNHAFGIYRFSGRRYDLTDPDLYFYEKVFGGYYALSYPFSKFKRLSLSTSISHSEKDAYFGTVYERYTEGIDYSRRALFLSNSISFTHDNSLWGPSGPLDGSRYSATLAYTSDIQYSHANYFSVILDYRHYFRIGNMSAYAMRYWLFYNDGQEARRFFMGGSWDLRGYPRWSLRGKKIWVTSHELRFPFLDEVRLRFPFTNISFFGIRGALFCDAGNAWDNFYGTTLGSIGGGVRINLGNLIVLRYDIGKRIENNFKNFQSRLFYQFFFGWDF, from the coding sequence GTGTCTCGTTTTAATAAATATGCTCTGATCACAGTTCTGTTTTTTACTTCCGCCCACCCGCAATTTTCATACTTCGGCAGAAATAAAGTACAGTATACTGCGTTCGATTGGCATTTACTGAAAACCGATCACTTCGATATTTATTATTATCCAGAGATGAAAGATTTAGCCGAGCGTGGAGCATTTCTTGCCGAAGAAAGTTACAAAATTCTGCAAGAAAAATTTGTTTATAATGTTCCCTCACGCATTCCTCTCATATTTTACAGCACTCATTTACACTTTCAGCAGACAAATACGACACAGGGGTTAATTCCAGAAGGAGTCGGAGGATTTTTTGAGTTTCTTAAAGGAAGAGTCGTGATTCCTTATACCGGCTCGATGTGGGATTTTAAACATGTAATTCGGCACGAGCTTGTACATGTTTTTATGCACGGAAAGATCAGCCGCATATTTTCAAATCACAGAATCGCTCAAGACCGGTTGCCGCCGCTTTGGTTTGTAGAGGGATTGGCTGAATACTGGTCGATTGATTGGGACACTCAGGCAGAAATGGTTCTTCGAGACGCAACAATTTCAGGATATGTTACTCCGTTAAGTTCAATTGAGCAGATTTACGGTTCATACTTGATGTATAAAGAAGGTCAAAGCATACTCCGCTTTATCGGTAAACATTACGGAGAAAATAAGATTCTGTTGTTATTGGAAAACTTTTGGCAGTCGAACAGTTTTCAAGATGTTTTCAAGTCGACAATCGGAGTTAACTTCGAAGAGTTCGATGAAGAATGGATATACGCGCTGAAAAAAGAATACTACCCTCTGTTGAAAAATTTCGATTCACCGAGCGGTGCAAGCGAAATTTTGGTGCAAAAAGGATTTAATACCAAACCGGTGTATTGGGAGAAAAACGAGAACCGGCAAATTTATTTTGTTGGAAATCATTCAGGTTATGCGAGCATTTACAAAATAAATATCGATAGCGCACTGGTAAATCATGAAACCATGCCGGAACTTGTTGTGGAAGGAGAACGCTCCGAGGAATTCGAGGCATTCCATCCGTTCCAAAACAGACTGGCGATTTCTAAAAAAGGAATACTGGCTTTCGTTACAAAAAAAGGTGAGAAAGACGCTTTACATCTTTTTGATATTGTTGAAGGAAAAAGCATTAAAACATTTGTTTTTAAAGATCTCGTCGTTTTAGGATCAGCATCTTGGTCACCCGATGGAGATAAGATTGTATTCAGCGCAATCGACATGTCCGGTTCGGATGATTTGTACATTTGGAATATCGAAACAGAATATTTGGAACGGCTAACTAATGATTTTTATGACGATCGTGATCCTGAATGGTCGCCCGATGGTTCGACCGTACTATTTGCATCAGATAGATCTGAGAACGGAGAATCGGGAAAATACAATCTCTTCAAGTATCAATTAAACACTAACGATATTTATTATTTAACGCAGGAGAATTTTAATTTTTCATCCCCTCGATACTCATCCGACGATAAATTTATATTGTTCACAGCAGATATAGATGGTGCTCGGAACATATGGATGATGCGCAACGACGAACAAATAGATGGTCAGAAAATGCATAAAGTTTCATCCTTCACCACGGGTGCTTTCGATCCTGCCTGGGCTGACAGTAATTTGATATTTGTGGCGTTTGAAGATTTCAACTTTCGCATCAGAATGGTTGAGAATATTTCTAACTTATATGATTCATCAAAAGAAATATCAACCGCCGAATTTAAAATTGAAAAACCATGGAGACCCCAAACAATTGGTGGCATGGCAGAATCAAAACCGCTTAAATATGCAGAAGATTATACGCTGGATGTTGCTCAAAGTCAAATTGCCACCGATCCTGTTTTCGGAACGTGGGGCGGAGCATATTTATCAATGAGCGATTTATTGGGCAACGAACAATATAATTTTCTGGTTTACAATACAGCTCAAACTATGGATGAGCTGATGTCGAGTTTCAACATCGCCATCTCACGTGTATCGCTTCACCGACGAACTAATCATGCATTCGGTATATACCGTTTCAGCGGGAGGAGATATGATCTCACAGATCCCGATCTGTATTTCTACGAAAAAGTTTTCGGTGGTTACTATGCCCTCAGTTATCCATTCTCAAAATTCAAACGGTTGTCTTTATCGACAAGCATCAGCCATTCAGAGAAAGATGCATATTTTGGAACAGTCTATGAAAGATATACTGAGGGCATCGATTATTCACGGCGGGCATTATTTCTTTCAAATTCAATTTCATTCACTCACGATAATTCGCTTTGGGGTCCAAGTGGTCCGCTGGACGGTAGCCGTTACAGTGCAACGCTTGCGTACACTTCCGATATTCAATATTCACACGCGAATTATTTCTCTGTGATATTGGATTATCGGCATTATTTTAGAATCGGTAATATGTCGGCTTATGCCATGCGATACTGGTTGTTCTATAATGATGGTCAGGAGGCGCGGCGATTTTTTATGGGCGGCAGTTGGGATTTACGCGGATATCCCAGATGGTCGTTGCGGGGGAAAAAAATATGGGTAACAAGTCATGAACTTCGTTTTCCATTTCTTGATGAAGTGCGGTTGCGGTTTCCGTTCACAAATATTTCTTTTTTCGGAATTCGCGGAGCTCTCTTTTGCGATGCCGGCAACGCATGGGATAATTTTTACGGTACAACGTTGGGAAGTATTGGCGGAGGCGTAAGGATTAACCTTGGTAATTTGATTGTGCTTAGATATGATATAGGTAAACGGATTGAAAATAATTTTAAAAACTTTCAATCGAGATTATTCTATCAATTTTTCTTCGGGTGGGATTTCTGA
- a CDS encoding 6,7-dimethyl-8-ribityllumazine synthase has product MPNIIEGTLSAAQFKFGIVVSRFNDFITNRLLDSAIDCIVRHGGQEKSVDVILCPGAFEIPQVAQKVAQSGKYDAIICLGCVIQGDTPHFEYIANTVSVGINRVALEEQLPIVFGVLTTDSLEQAIERAGTKAGNKGWDAAIAAIELADLQKKFSNKKK; this is encoded by the coding sequence ATGCCAAACATCATTGAAGGAACTCTTTCTGCAGCTCAATTTAAATTCGGAATCGTCGTAAGCAGATTTAACGACTTTATCACAAATCGATTGCTCGATTCGGCAATCGATTGTATCGTAAGGCACGGTGGGCAGGAGAAATCGGTCGATGTTATCTTGTGCCCCGGTGCGTTTGAAATTCCGCAGGTTGCGCAAAAAGTAGCTCAAAGCGGAAAATACGATGCGATTATTTGCCTCGGATGTGTTATTCAAGGAGACACTCCCCACTTCGAATACATTGCCAATACTGTAAGTGTTGGAATTAATCGTGTAGCGCTTGAAGAGCAATTACCTATTGTATTCGGCGTGCTTACAACCGATTCTCTCGAACAGGCAATTGAGCGCGCAGGAACAAAAGCTGGAAACAAAGGATGGGATGCCGCGATTGCCGCCATCGAACTGGCTGATCTGCAGAAGAAATTTTCGAATAAGAAAAAATAA
- a CDS encoding PHP domain-containing protein: MDVKADLHLHTRYSDGAYSTEELIDRAARAGLKIISITDHDSVAAIDEAIDLGKKKGIEVIPGIELSATFDGTEVHVLGYFIDHHSKVLGESLEIFQRERINRARRIVGKLNQLNVPLTIDSVMDQVEGESVGRPHIATALFNGGHTGTYYEAFNKYIGNGKPAYEQKWNFTPEETINLISKCGGLSFLAHPGRSVKEDLIIRLIKAGLDGIEVIHPAHSPDLIYYYRGIVNEYCLLNSGGSDFHGGDRNDEDSLGQYVIPSSVVEMMRRRLFSN, from the coding sequence TTGGACGTAAAGGCAGACTTACATCTACACACACGATATTCTGACGGTGCATATTCTACCGAAGAGTTGATTGATAGAGCGGCTCGGGCGGGATTAAAAATAATCAGCATAACCGATCACGATAGCGTTGCTGCCATAGATGAGGCTATTGATCTTGGAAAGAAAAAGGGGATAGAAGTTATTCCCGGTATTGAATTGAGCGCGACATTCGACGGCACCGAAGTTCATGTTCTTGGATATTTTATTGATCATCATAGTAAAGTCCTTGGTGAATCGCTCGAAATCTTTCAACGGGAGCGTATCAACCGAGCCAGGCGCATTGTCGGCAAACTCAATCAATTGAATGTTCCATTGACAATTGATTCCGTGATGGATCAAGTTGAAGGTGAATCCGTTGGTAGACCACATATTGCCACCGCACTCTTTAATGGCGGACATACGGGAACATATTATGAAGCGTTCAATAAGTATATAGGGAACGGTAAACCGGCTTATGAACAAAAATGGAATTTTACGCCTGAAGAAACTATAAATTTAATTTCGAAGTGCGGTGGATTATCGTTCTTAGCCCATCCGGGCCGTTCCGTCAAAGAAGATTTAATTATACGTCTCATCAAAGCGGGACTTGACGGAATTGAAGTTATACATCCCGCGCATTCTCCCGACTTGATTTATTATTACCGGGGAATAGTTAATGAATATTGTCTTCTAAATAGCGGAGGATCTGATTTCCACGGCGGAGATCGGAATGATGAAGACTCGCTCGGCCAATATGTTATTCCATCCTCGGTCGTTGAGATGATGCGCCGTAGATTATTTTCAAATTGA
- the rpmF gene encoding 50S ribosomal protein L32, producing the protein MPNPKRRHSKTRGAKRRTHYKATKPSYGECSNCHEQKLLHRACPNCGQYNGRSIVVPKES; encoded by the coding sequence ATGCCAAATCCAAAAAGACGACATTCGAAAACTCGCGGTGCGAAACGCCGGACGCATTATAAGGCAACAAAACCATCGTACGGCGAATGCTCGAACTGTCACGAACAAAAACTGCTCCACCGTGCTTGTCCAAATTGCGGACAATATAACGGACGTTCTATTGTTGTACCGAAAGAATCTTAA
- the fabD gene encoding ACP S-malonyltransferase produces MLKIAYIFPGQGSQYVGMGKDLFEKNESAKAIFKTADKILGIGLSDICFEGPEEVLRQTMNTQPAIFLHSMVLFHLIGNQNISMVAGHSLGEYSALVAAGSLSFEDGLRLVRLRGELMQKAGIENKGTMAAIVGLEPDTVANICTHASVAGIVQCANFNSPGQIVISGSIGGVQKAVELSKENGAKMAKELVVSGAFHSPLMQSAREGLMAALQETNIEDAQIPVYTNVTAQPVRSSVEIRKMLGEQLTSAVRWQESISNMIKDGAEKFIEIGPGKVLQGLVKRIAPNIDVKGVDKLDDIGKE; encoded by the coding sequence ATGTTGAAAATTGCATATATATTTCCCGGTCAAGGTTCTCAATATGTGGGAATGGGAAAAGATTTGTTTGAGAAGAATGAAAGTGCGAAAGCAATTTTCAAAACAGCCGATAAAATTTTAGGTATCGGTCTTAGCGATATTTGTTTTGAAGGTCCCGAAGAAGTCTTGCGCCAAACAATGAATACTCAACCGGCCATATTTCTTCATAGTATGGTTTTATTTCATTTGATCGGGAATCAAAATATTTCGATGGTTGCCGGTCATTCCCTTGGTGAATATAGCGCTTTAGTGGCGGCAGGTTCACTGAGTTTCGAAGATGGATTAAGACTTGTTCGGCTGCGCGGTGAACTTATGCAGAAAGCAGGGATAGAAAATAAGGGAACTATGGCTGCGATTGTGGGGTTAGAACCAGATACAGTTGCCAATATCTGTACACATGCATCCGTTGCAGGCATAGTACAATGCGCCAATTTTAATTCTCCGGGACAAATAGTAATAAGCGGTTCAATAGGTGGTGTGCAAAAAGCCGTGGAATTATCGAAAGAAAATGGTGCAAAGATGGCAAAAGAATTGGTTGTCAGCGGAGCATTCCATTCTCCGCTCATGCAAAGCGCGCGCGAAGGATTGATGGCTGCATTACAAGAAACGAATATTGAGGATGCACAAATTCCGGTTTACACTAACGTTACCGCGCAACCGGTCCGATCATCGGTAGAAATTCGTAAGATGTTGGGTGAACAGCTCACAAGTGCGGTTCGCTGGCAAGAATCAATTTCTAATATGATCAAAGATGGCGCTGAAAAATTTATCGAGATTGGTCCCGGAAAAGTATTACAAGGATTGGTAAAACGGATTGCCCCGAATATTGATGTTAAGGGTGTTGATAAGTTAGACGATATTGGAAAAGAATGA
- a CDS encoding Crp/Fnr family transcriptional regulator, with amino-acid sequence MEFIRNVPVFADIEAAELAKIVRVGVRKKYKKGSIILLEEETGAALFVIVSGKVKIVRTDDEGREVILSILGENDFFGEMSILDGLSRSASVVAITKTELFMIHRRDFLRLMQDVPSVAISLLKEMTLRLRKADSQIKSLSLKDATGRVANVILQLADDIGTIRKGRVEIDELPLQQDLANMAGTSRETISRVVHSFIKKGLVEMRGNKLIISDYEKFKSLFM; translated from the coding sequence ATGGAATTTATTCGGAATGTTCCTGTATTTGCGGATATTGAAGCCGCAGAATTAGCGAAAATAGTTCGCGTAGGTGTCAGGAAAAAATATAAAAAAGGAAGTATAATCCTCCTTGAAGAAGAAACAGGCGCCGCGCTTTTTGTAATAGTTTCAGGTAAAGTGAAAATTGTTCGAACCGACGATGAAGGAAGAGAAGTCATACTTTCGATTCTGGGAGAGAACGATTTCTTCGGAGAAATGTCGATACTTGATGGATTGTCACGCTCGGCGAGCGTTGTTGCAATTACGAAAACAGAACTGTTCATGATTCACCGCAGAGATTTTCTAAGGTTGATGCAGGATGTTCCGTCGGTTGCGATTTCATTATTAAAAGAAATGACGCTTCGATTACGTAAGGCGGATTCACAGATTAAGAGTTTATCGCTGAAAGACGCAACTGGTCGTGTCGCAAATGTAATTCTTCAGCTTGCAGACGATATCGGAACAATCCGTAAAGGCCGTGTGGAAATCGACGAACTACCTTTACAGCAAGATTTGGCAAACATGGCGGGAACATCGCGCGAAACAATATCACGAGTCGTTCATAGTTTTATTAAGAAAGGTCTTGTTGAAATGCGCGGCAATAAACTCATTATAAGCGATTACGAAAAATTTAAAAGCTTATTCATGTGA
- a CDS encoding DUF177 domain-containing protein, with translation MHGKSRKNEAVSIRISGLSNNVHDFQFTVEPNELNLTEQFRENVSISAVLDKSPHQIYLKADIKTVGYFQCDRCLEEFREPVDVGCKICYVYNEKDGGAFPPDELQIISPDTVSLDLTEDIRQLITLSIPLKLLCSEDCKGLCPRCGANQNRVSCRCQNEEVDPRWQGLKNLLHK, from the coding sequence ATGCATGGAAAAAGTAGAAAGAATGAAGCAGTTTCAATTCGAATCTCCGGTCTCTCGAACAACGTTCATGATTTTCAATTCACCGTAGAGCCAAACGAATTAAATCTAACGGAACAATTTAGGGAAAACGTCTCGATTAGTGCGGTGCTTGATAAATCGCCCCATCAGATATATTTAAAAGCAGATATAAAAACAGTCGGATATTTTCAATGTGACCGCTGTCTGGAAGAATTTCGCGAACCTGTTGATGTTGGATGTAAAATATGTTACGTCTACAACGAAAAAGATGGCGGAGCATTTCCTCCGGATGAGTTGCAAATCATAAGTCCCGACACTGTTTCGTTAGATCTGACTGAAGATATTCGACAATTAATAACGCTCTCTATCCCGCTCAAGTTACTATGCTCGGAAGATTGTAAGGGATTATGCCCGCGATGCGGTGCAAACCAGAATCGTGTATCTTGCAGGTGCCAAAATGAAGAAGTAGATCCGCGGTGGCAAGGTCTGAAGAATCTATTACATAAGTGA
- the fabG gene encoding 3-oxoacyl-[acyl-carrier-protein] reductase, with amino-acid sequence MTFTLENRVAIVTGGAQGIGKSIALELAKAGADVVIADMNAEGIELTKKEIENVGRKSLGVVCNVANAEDVTKLINLSIETFKKIDILVNNAGITRDTLMMRMDEKDWDLVLDVNLKGPFLLTKAASQIMIRQRYGRIINMASVVGLMGNAGQVNYSASKGGLVALTKSVAKELASRNITCNAIAPGFIETQMTLKLDEKVRENYMSVIPLRRFGKPEDIAALVLFLASENSGYITGQVIGIDGGMFMR; translated from the coding sequence ATGACATTTACATTAGAAAATAGAGTTGCAATCGTTACAGGCGGTGCGCAGGGAATCGGAAAATCGATCGCGTTAGAATTAGCAAAAGCCGGTGCCGATGTTGTTATCGCGGATATGAATGCCGAAGGTATTGAATTGACAAAAAAAGAAATTGAAAACGTCGGTCGTAAATCGTTAGGCGTTGTCTGTAATGTTGCTAACGCTGAAGATGTTACAAAGCTCATCAATCTCAGCATCGAAACGTTCAAGAAAATAGATATTCTGGTGAACAACGCTGGCATTACTCGTGATACATTAATGATGCGGATGGATGAGAAAGACTGGGACCTAGTGCTGGATGTGAACCTGAAAGGCCCGTTTTTATTAACCAAAGCAGCCAGTCAGATCATGATACGCCAAAGGTACGGACGAATCATAAATATGGCGTCCGTGGTCGGATTGATGGGAAATGCCGGTCAGGTTAACTATTCTGCCTCTAAAGGCGGATTAGTTGCGCTTACCAAATCAGTTGCAAAAGAATTAGCTTCTCGCAATATTACATGTAATGCTATCGCACCCGGATTTATTGAAACCCAGATGACACTAAAACTGGATGAAAAAGTCAGGGAAAATTATATGAGTGTAATACCGCTGCGGCGGTTCGGTAAACCTGAAGATATAGCCGCTCTGGTTCTTTTTTTGGCTTCGGAAAATTCTGGTTATATTACAGGGCAGGTTATCGGAATTGACGGCGGAATGTTTATGCGTTAA
- the plsX gene encoding phosphate acyltransferase PlsX translates to MGGDFAPRNVLLGAVEALEMASNRFEVTLVGPEEKLRDELKQISTGQARFTFAEATQVIDMHDAATAGVKQKRDSSISIGMTLHKDGKVDAFVSAGHSGAVMSTATLILGRIEGISRPTIGTFFPTVKGVCLLLDAGANVDCKPHHLYEFALMGSIYTKEMFGIEKPKIALLNIGEEETKGNEAVKEANKLLKQSQLNFIGNVEGRDILSGEADVIVCDGFVGNVILKFGESIPTFFKHQIKKVIQENILFKLSGLVLRSTLRKAFKSMDYEEFGGVPVLGVNGVTIIGHGKSTPKAIRNMIFRAEEIARKRINNRIQEAIKQ, encoded by the coding sequence ATGGGTGGTGATTTTGCACCTCGAAATGTTTTACTCGGCGCCGTTGAAGCTCTTGAAATGGCATCTAACCGATTCGAGGTTACCCTCGTAGGACCGGAAGAAAAACTTCGCGACGAATTAAAACAGATATCAACCGGACAAGCTAGGTTCACATTCGCCGAAGCAACACAGGTCATTGATATGCACGACGCTGCAACTGCAGGTGTCAAACAAAAACGCGATTCATCTATTAGTATAGGTATGACACTTCATAAAGACGGAAAGGTTGATGCTTTTGTTAGTGCAGGCCATTCCGGCGCTGTTATGTCTACTGCAACACTTATACTCGGAAGAATTGAAGGTATCAGCCGACCAACAATTGGAACATTTTTTCCAACGGTTAAAGGGGTTTGTCTTTTGCTAGATGCGGGGGCAAACGTTGATTGTAAACCGCACCATCTTTATGAATTCGCTCTTATGGGAAGCATCTATACTAAAGAGATGTTTGGAATAGAAAAACCCAAGATCGCATTGCTGAATATTGGTGAAGAGGAAACAAAGGGGAACGAAGCTGTAAAGGAAGCGAATAAACTTTTAAAACAGTCTCAATTAAATTTTATCGGAAATGTTGAGGGACGCGACATTCTTTCGGGCGAAGCTGACGTTATTGTTTGCGACGGATTTGTTGGGAATGTAATTTTAAAGTTCGGAGAAAGCATCCCGACTTTTTTCAAACATCAAATTAAAAAAGTAATTCAGGAAAATATTTTATTCAAACTTTCAGGGTTAGTTCTACGCAGCACATTGCGTAAAGCATTCAAGAGTATGGATTATGAAGAATTTGGCGGCGTACCGGTGCTTGGTGTAAACGGCGTGACTATCATCGGTCATGGCAAATCGACGCCGAAAGCGATAAGGAATATGATTTTCCGAGCCGAAGAAATAGCGCGAAAAAGAATCAATAACCGGATTCAGGAAGCAATTAAACAATGA